The following are encoded together in the Malaya genurostris strain Urasoe2022 chromosome 3, Malgen_1.1, whole genome shotgun sequence genome:
- the LOC131439041 gene encoding uncharacterized protein LOC131439041 isoform X1 codes for MVVEIQITDPSNKIVTVRSNTDNQHNSNNNYTSDNNNYNGNTRFGQEELEALKTTLLNSNEVTFCDLSDNEKDDRPMMSQLTVADIKKKRRLNSVNSEADSILSSYQEPVKAKPKIPDGGYGWVVVFSSVMISLIMDGVSFSFGLMYTEWLDYFGESKSKTAWVGSLFISVPLLSGPIMSNLVDRYGCRKMTMLGGFIATIGFVLAAYCTTVEQLYFTFGILAGIGLGFGYVTAVVAIAFWFDKRRTFATGIGASGTGIGTFLYAPFTQWLIEIFGWRGTTLILAGTLFNICVMGALMRDPDWMIEESKLESRSQSMQTFSNSSVCLDEIKKMIETGIPKEHLLDTLVTNVNTEANQVIAPDNPALTKKYSSELTLPTFLKFDHELTRPNPQIGSRRSLRQAILAKETFRKLEEVLAPCEDKQPAHAKLASSETLNSQEKLSSYLENGEPDHGSSMATLSVASLEDAYLSEHRQKELRESRVGLSSWSLDEKSVPAKKDVDEVSRRSVRKTSLDVVYENEIFNPNVDTAVTLLVPKQKRLEPKHNGGLKRSNTHSHHHARYSNFLKDMRVHKNSIHYRGALLHTHRYRLKASSCPNIYRNSMTTIAREKEEIFIVPSRSGRLRTWYDGFIDAIKTMFDFSLFLEFKFGMLSLSTLLLFTWYIIPYFYIPDFMLLHGYSEQEGANMISIIGVASMVGMVVLGWLGDQLWVDVTKYYGVCLGFCGLSVACVPICVTNYYIMAILSIVFGFTFASTYSFTPIIVVRLVSLDDFTIAYGLCLLIQGIGSLIGPPLAGLMYDLTERWDMAFYVGGFFLILSGVCSWAVGYLPATPDDDDDDDDDEKDNEALSSTITE; via the exons ATGGTGGTTGAAATTCAAATCACCGATCCTAGCAATAAGATCGTCACGGTTCGAAGCAACACCGACAATCAACATAATAGTAATAACAATTATACTAGTGataacaacaactacaacgGCAATACCCGATTCGGTCAGGAGGAGCTGGAAGCACTCAAAACGACCTTGCTCAACTCCAATGAAGTGACCTTCTGTGATCTGTCCGATAATGAGAAGGATGACCGTCCAATGATGTCTCAGCTGACGGTGGCCGATATCAAGAAGAAAAGGCGATTGAATTCCGTCAACTCGGAAGCCGACTCGATTCTATCGTCCTACCAGGAACCGGTCAAAGCTAAACCCAAAATTCCAGATGGAGGTTATGGCTGGGTGGTGGTCTTTTCGTCGGTGATGATCTCGCTGATCATGGATGGCGTTTCGTTTTCCTTCGGGCTGATGTACACCGAATGGTTGGACTATTTCGGAGAGTCCAAATCGAAAACCGCTTGGGTTGGTTCGCTGTTTATTTCCGTTCCCCTGCTATCCGGACCAATCATGTCCAATCTAGTGGATCGGTACGGTTGCCGAAAGATGACTATGCTGGGAGGTTTCATCGCAACGATCGGTTTCGTCCTTGCAGCATACTGCACAACCGTCGAACAGCTGTACTTCACGTTCGGTATCCTTGCTGGCATTGGTCTAGGTTTCGGATATGTTACGGCCGTGGTTGCGATCGCGTTCTGGTTCGACAAAAGGCGAACATTTGCGACCGgaatcggtgcttccggaacaggcatTGGTACCTTCCTGTACGCTCCGTTTACGCAGTGGTTGATCGAGATATTCGGTTGGCGAGGCACAACATTGATCCTGGCCGGAACCCTGTTCAACATTTGCGTGATGGGCGCTCTCATGCGTGATCCCGACTGGATGATCGAGGAAAGTAAACTGGAAAGTCGATCACAGAGTATGCAAACCTTCTCCAACTCTAGTGTTTGCCTGGATGAAATCAAGAAAATGATTGAAACTGGCATTCCCAAAGAGCACCTGCTGGATACACTGGTGACTAACGTGAATACCGAAGCGAACCAAGTTATCGCTCCAGACAACCCGGCACTGACGAAAAAGTATTCAAGTGAGCTAACACTGCCcacgtttttgaagttcgatcacGAGCTCACACGTCCAAATCCTCAGATTGGCAGTCGCCGTTCTCTTCGACAAGCCATTCTGGCCAAAGAAACCTTCCGAAAGTTGGAGGAAGTTCTGGCACCATGCGAAGACAAACAACCTGCTCATGCAAAACTCGCTAGCTCTGAGACATTGAACTCTCAGGAGAAATTATCGAGTTATCTTGAAAACGGTGAACCGGATCATGGATCGTCTATGGCAACTCTGAGTGTGGCCTCGCTCGAAGACGCTTATCTCAGTGAACACCGTCAGAAAGAACTCCGAGAATCCCGGGTTGGTCTAAGTTCGTGGTCACTCGATGAGAAATCCGTTCCAGCGAAAAAGGATGTTGACGAAGTAAGCCGTCGATCGGTCCGCAAAACCTCACTGGATGTGGTGTACGAAAACGAAATCTTCAACCCTAATGTCGATACTGCCGTCACGTTACTAGTGCCGAAACAGAAACGATTGGAACCGAAACACAACGGCGGTCTGAAGCGTTCGAACACGCACTCACACCACCATGCTAGGTATTCCAATTTTTTGAAGGATATGCGTGTACACAAGAATTCGATTCACTATCGAGGAGCCCTACTGCATACACACCGCTACCGCCTGAAGGCGTCCTCCTGTCCGAACATCTATCGAAATTCCATGACTACGATTGCGCGCGAAAAGGAAGAG ATATTCATTGTGCCTTCTCGTTCTGGTCGGTTGAGA ACCTGGTACGACGGTTTCATCGATGCGATAAAGACGATGTTCGATTTTTCATTGTTCTTAGAATTCAAATTTGGCATGTTGTCACTATCGACCTTGCTACTGTTTACCTG GTACATCATACCCTATTTCTACATCCCTGACTTCATGCTGCTGCACGGCTACAGTGAACAAGAGGGAGCCAACATGATATCGATCATCGGTGTTGCCAGTATGGTTGGTATGGTTGTTCTCGGGTGGCTCGGTGATCAACTCTGGGTAGATGTCACCAAGTACTATGGCGTCTGTTTGGGAT TTTGTGGGCTTTCGGTGGCTTGCGTTCCGATCTGTGTCACCAACTACTACATCATGGCGATTTTGAGCATCGTGTTTGGATTTACCTTTGCCAGTACCTATTCCTTCACGCCCATTATTGTCGTTCGGCTGGTGAGCCTGGACGATTTCACCATCGCGTATGGACTGTGCCTGCTGATACAGGGCATCGGGAGTTTGATAGGACCACCGCTGGCCGGGCTGATGTACGATTTAACCGAGCGTTGGGATATGGCCTTCTACGTGGGTGGTTTCTTCCTCATACTGTCCGGAGTGTGCTCCTGGGCCGTTGGATACCTGCCGGCTActcctgatgatgatgatgatgatgatgacgacgaaaAGGACAACGAAGCATTAAGCTCGACCATTACTGAatag
- the LOC131439041 gene encoding monocarboxylate transporter 14 isoform X2: MVVEIQITDPSNKIVTVRSNTDNQHNSNNNYTSDNNNYNGNTRFGQEELEALKTTLLNSNEVTFCDLSDNEKDDRPMMSQLTVADIKKKRRLNSVNSEADSILSSYQEPVKAKPKIPDGGYGWVVVFSSVMISLIMDGVSFSFGLMYTEWLDYFGESKSKTAWVGSLFISVPLLSGPIMSNLVDRYGCRKMTMLGGFIATIGFVLAAYCTTVEQLYFTFGILAGIGLGFGYVTAVVAIAFWFDKRRTFATGIGASGTGIGTFLYAPFTQWLIEIFGWRGTTLILAGTLFNICVMGALMRDPDWMIEESKLESRSQSMQTFSNSSVCLDEIKKMIETGIPKEHLLDTLVTNVNTEANQVIAPDNPALTKKYSSELTLPTFLKFDHELTRPNPQIGSRRSLRQAILAKETFRKLEEVLAPCEDKQPAHAKLASSETLNSQEKLSSYLENGEPDHGSSMATLSVASLEDAYLSEHRQKELRESRVGLSSWSLDEKSVPAKKDVDEVSRRSVRKTSLDVVYENEIFNPNVDTAVTLLVPKQKRLEPKHNGGLKRSNTHSHHHARYSNFLKDMRVHKNSIHYRGALLHTHRYRLKASSCPNIYRNSMTTIAREKEETWYDGFIDAIKTMFDFSLFLEFKFGMLSLSTLLLFTWYIIPYFYIPDFMLLHGYSEQEGANMISIIGVASMVGMVVLGWLGDQLWVDVTKYYGVCLGFCGLSVACVPICVTNYYIMAILSIVFGFTFASTYSFTPIIVVRLVSLDDFTIAYGLCLLIQGIGSLIGPPLAGLMYDLTERWDMAFYVGGFFLILSGVCSWAVGYLPATPDDDDDDDDDEKDNEALSSTITE, translated from the exons ATGGTGGTTGAAATTCAAATCACCGATCCTAGCAATAAGATCGTCACGGTTCGAAGCAACACCGACAATCAACATAATAGTAATAACAATTATACTAGTGataacaacaactacaacgGCAATACCCGATTCGGTCAGGAGGAGCTGGAAGCACTCAAAACGACCTTGCTCAACTCCAATGAAGTGACCTTCTGTGATCTGTCCGATAATGAGAAGGATGACCGTCCAATGATGTCTCAGCTGACGGTGGCCGATATCAAGAAGAAAAGGCGATTGAATTCCGTCAACTCGGAAGCCGACTCGATTCTATCGTCCTACCAGGAACCGGTCAAAGCTAAACCCAAAATTCCAGATGGAGGTTATGGCTGGGTGGTGGTCTTTTCGTCGGTGATGATCTCGCTGATCATGGATGGCGTTTCGTTTTCCTTCGGGCTGATGTACACCGAATGGTTGGACTATTTCGGAGAGTCCAAATCGAAAACCGCTTGGGTTGGTTCGCTGTTTATTTCCGTTCCCCTGCTATCCGGACCAATCATGTCCAATCTAGTGGATCGGTACGGTTGCCGAAAGATGACTATGCTGGGAGGTTTCATCGCAACGATCGGTTTCGTCCTTGCAGCATACTGCACAACCGTCGAACAGCTGTACTTCACGTTCGGTATCCTTGCTGGCATTGGTCTAGGTTTCGGATATGTTACGGCCGTGGTTGCGATCGCGTTCTGGTTCGACAAAAGGCGAACATTTGCGACCGgaatcggtgcttccggaacaggcatTGGTACCTTCCTGTACGCTCCGTTTACGCAGTGGTTGATCGAGATATTCGGTTGGCGAGGCACAACATTGATCCTGGCCGGAACCCTGTTCAACATTTGCGTGATGGGCGCTCTCATGCGTGATCCCGACTGGATGATCGAGGAAAGTAAACTGGAAAGTCGATCACAGAGTATGCAAACCTTCTCCAACTCTAGTGTTTGCCTGGATGAAATCAAGAAAATGATTGAAACTGGCATTCCCAAAGAGCACCTGCTGGATACACTGGTGACTAACGTGAATACCGAAGCGAACCAAGTTATCGCTCCAGACAACCCGGCACTGACGAAAAAGTATTCAAGTGAGCTAACACTGCCcacgtttttgaagttcgatcacGAGCTCACACGTCCAAATCCTCAGATTGGCAGTCGCCGTTCTCTTCGACAAGCCATTCTGGCCAAAGAAACCTTCCGAAAGTTGGAGGAAGTTCTGGCACCATGCGAAGACAAACAACCTGCTCATGCAAAACTCGCTAGCTCTGAGACATTGAACTCTCAGGAGAAATTATCGAGTTATCTTGAAAACGGTGAACCGGATCATGGATCGTCTATGGCAACTCTGAGTGTGGCCTCGCTCGAAGACGCTTATCTCAGTGAACACCGTCAGAAAGAACTCCGAGAATCCCGGGTTGGTCTAAGTTCGTGGTCACTCGATGAGAAATCCGTTCCAGCGAAAAAGGATGTTGACGAAGTAAGCCGTCGATCGGTCCGCAAAACCTCACTGGATGTGGTGTACGAAAACGAAATCTTCAACCCTAATGTCGATACTGCCGTCACGTTACTAGTGCCGAAACAGAAACGATTGGAACCGAAACACAACGGCGGTCTGAAGCGTTCGAACACGCACTCACACCACCATGCTAGGTATTCCAATTTTTTGAAGGATATGCGTGTACACAAGAATTCGATTCACTATCGAGGAGCCCTACTGCATACACACCGCTACCGCCTGAAGGCGTCCTCCTGTCCGAACATCTATCGAAATTCCATGACTACGATTGCGCGCGAAAAGGAAGAG ACCTGGTACGACGGTTTCATCGATGCGATAAAGACGATGTTCGATTTTTCATTGTTCTTAGAATTCAAATTTGGCATGTTGTCACTATCGACCTTGCTACTGTTTACCTG GTACATCATACCCTATTTCTACATCCCTGACTTCATGCTGCTGCACGGCTACAGTGAACAAGAGGGAGCCAACATGATATCGATCATCGGTGTTGCCAGTATGGTTGGTATGGTTGTTCTCGGGTGGCTCGGTGATCAACTCTGGGTAGATGTCACCAAGTACTATGGCGTCTGTTTGGGAT TTTGTGGGCTTTCGGTGGCTTGCGTTCCGATCTGTGTCACCAACTACTACATCATGGCGATTTTGAGCATCGTGTTTGGATTTACCTTTGCCAGTACCTATTCCTTCACGCCCATTATTGTCGTTCGGCTGGTGAGCCTGGACGATTTCACCATCGCGTATGGACTGTGCCTGCTGATACAGGGCATCGGGAGTTTGATAGGACCACCGCTGGCCGGGCTGATGTACGATTTAACCGAGCGTTGGGATATGGCCTTCTACGTGGGTGGTTTCTTCCTCATACTGTCCGGAGTGTGCTCCTGGGCCGTTGGATACCTGCCGGCTActcctgatgatgatgatgatgatgatgacgacgaaaAGGACAACGAAGCATTAAGCTCGACCATTACTGAatag